From the genome of Papaver somniferum cultivar HN1 chromosome 2, ASM357369v1, whole genome shotgun sequence, one region includes:
- the LOC113354292 gene encoding CASP-like protein 5B3 produces MKDFPGTPGTFTALTLRVLQFSFAAGSIVCITTTPGFFEYTALCYLIASMGLQVIWSFGIALFDAKALITKKILHNLVLVSLFAIGDWVTGMLSLAAASASAGLLILYFRDLGKCQSDCLKYWMSVTLAFMSWVMIEISSLIMFWLLAAG; encoded by the exons atGAAGGATTTCCCAGGGACACCTGGGACTTTTACTGCACTTACTCTTAGGGTTTTGCAGTTTTCATTTGCAGCAGGTTCAATTGTGTGTATTACAACTACACCTGGTTTCTTCGAATACACAGCTCTCTG CTATTTGATTGCATCAATGGGTTTGCAAGTTATATGGAGCTTTGGGATCGCATTATTTGATGCAAAAGCATTGATTACAAAGAAGATCCTTCACAATCTTGTTTTGGTTAGCCTCTTTGCGATCGGGGACTGG GTTACAGGAATGCTGTCTCTTGCAGCTGCATCAGCTTCTGCTGGATTACTTATTTTGTATTTCAGAGATCTAGGAAAATGCCAAAGTGACTGCCTGAAATATTGGATGTCCGTCACCCTAGCTTTCATGAGTTGGGTAATGATTGAAATATCTTCTCTTATAATGTTTTGGCTTTTGGCTGCGGGTTAG
- the LOC113349940 gene encoding WAT1-related protein At2g39510-like: MGVQLCEFLSTYSRFKPHFLMVMTQVGYAFLYFITEASFNRGLNPHVYITYRHIVSGFAVLPFAYFLERKVRPKLTLALFAEIFVLSLLGVSLTLNMYFASLKYTSPTFLASMVNTIASLTLIIAVVLRLEVIDIKSIRGVAKVLGTVVSLAGVMTMTLYRGPAVKNQWSAIIHIGGNSTIQENWLKGSVLVVASCITWSMWYIMQAITLKRYPAPLSLTTWMSFVGAAQSAVFTVIVQHKPKPWAIGFNIDLWAIIYSGVVCSGLIVFIQLWCTEKKGPVFVTMFNPVSTVLVAVLAYFVLGERLYMGSVIGGVIVIFGLYTVLWGKEGDKELQTELHAPSSSSDEEQKETKIQISSMEMVVKSEEKPKSDANT, translated from the exons ATGGGCGTGCAATTGTGTGAATTTTTGTCAACTTATAGTAGGTTTAAACCACACTTCCTTATGGTTATGACTCAAGTGGGTTATGCATTTCTCTACTTCATAACTGAAGCTTCCTTCAACCGTGGATTGAATCCTCATGTTTACATTACTTATCGCCACATTGTGTCTGGTTTTGCCGTGTTGCCTTTCGCTTATTTTCTGGAAAG AAAAGTAAGACCCAAGCTGACACTGGCGTTGTTTGCGGAGATATTTGTTCTTTCTCTCCTCGG GGTTAGCTTAACTCTAAACATGTACTTTGCAAGCTTGAAATATACGTCTCCAACCTTCCTCGCTTCCATGGTCAACACGATTGCTTCTCTAACTCTTATCATTGCAGTTGTCCTGAG GTTGGAAGTTATTGATATCAAGAGCATCCGTGGAGTGGCAAAAGTTCTTGGGACCGTAGTTTCCTTGGCCGGTGTCATGACCATGACATTATACAGAGGACCTGCAGTAAAAAATCAATGGAGTGCTATAATCCACATTGGAGGAAATAGTACGATTCAAGAAAATTGGTTGAAGGGTTCAGTTCTTGTTGTTGCTAGCTGCATAACATGGTCCATGTGGTACATCATGCAG GCCATTACATTGAAAAGGTACCCAGCACCACTTTCATTGACAACATGGATGAGCTTTGTTGGTGCTGCGCAATCAGCTGTCTTCACTGTGATCGTACAGCATAAACCAAAACCATGGGCTATTGGCTTCAACATAGACTTATGGGCTATCATCTATTCT GGAGTGGTGTGCTCTGGCTTAATAGTTTTCATCCAACTATGGTGCACTGAAAAGAAGGGTCCAGTTTTTGTTACTATGTTCAATCCTGTTTCAACAGTATTGGTGGCAGTTTTGGCATATTTTGTTTTAGGTGAAAGACTGTATATGGGAAG CGTCATAGGAGGAGTTATTGTCATTTTTGGTCTCTACACTGTGTTGTGGGGTAAAGAAGGGGATAAAGAACTTCAAACCGAGCTTCATGCACCCTCCAGTTCGAGTGATGAAGAGCAAAAGGAAACAAAGATACAAATTTCttcgatggagatggtggtgaaaTCTGAAGAAAAGCCTAAAAGTGATGCAAATACATAG
- the LOC113349941 gene encoding transcription factor bHLH104-like gives MDSFQEDNNWPLIDYSAIIEDAASTDFYWSNQSSCMELDPSSTGVLTQEIVGTRKRSRNEASSKLGTKACREKMRRDKLNDRFSDLSSILEPGRPAKTDKSAILSDATRVLNQLRTETQELKDSNEKLQEEIKSLKTEKNELREEKLLLKADKERIEQQVKSMNVLPTGFVSPHPAAYTPGVNKMMAYPNYGGYPMWHWIPQTSLDTSQDHVLRPPVA, from the exons ATGGATTCATTTCAAGAGGATAATAATTGGCCTCTCATAGATTATTCTGCTATCATTGAAGATGCAGCTTCTACTGATTTTTATTGGAGTAATCAAAG CTCATGCATGGAACTTGATCCTTCATCCACTGGCGTTTTGACTCAAGAAATTGTAGGCACGAGGAAAAG GTCACGCAATGAGGCATCCAGCAAGTTGGGCACCAAAGCTTGCCGTGAAAAAATGCGAAGGGACAAGCTGAATGACAG GTTTTCAGACTTGAGCTCCATTTTGGAGCCTGGGAGACCTGCCAAAACTGACAAATCTGCAATACTCAGTGATGCTACAAGGGTATTAAACCAGCTAAGAACTGAAACTCAGGAGCTGAAAGACTCGAACGAAAAACTTCAAGAGGAGATTAAAAGTTTGAAG ACGGAGAAGAATGAGCTTcgtgaagaaaaactattactGAAGGCAGACAAAGAAAGGATAGAGCAACAGGTGAAATCCATGAATGTTCTCCCAACAGGTTTTGTATCACCACACCCAGCAGCATATACACCAGGAGTTAACAAGATGATGGCATACCCTAACTATGGTGGGTACCCGATGTGGCACTGGATACCTCAAACCTCCCTCGACACATCTCAAGATCATGTTCTCAGGCCTCCTGTGGCTTAG
- the LOC113349942 gene encoding WAT1-related protein At4g08290-like, with protein MAKILGTSVSFAGVLTMTLFKGPAIRNLWGAVIRIERNSVEHENWLKGSLLAVASCITWSIWYIMQAVTLKKYPAQLSLTAWMSILGAAQSAVLTAFIEHRPKAWEIGINVELWAIIYAGVVCSGLIIYVQLWCTEQKGPVFVTMFDPISTLMVAVVHGKHYRGGNNRCWSLLGFMEQRG; from the exons ATGGCAAAAATTCTTGGAACCTCAGTTTCCTTCGCAGGTGTACTGACCATGACATTGTTCAAAGGACCTGCAATTAGAAACTTATGGGGTGCAGTGATTCGTATTGAAAGGAACAGTGTCGAGCATGAGAATTGGTTGAAGGGTTCACTCCTTGCTGTTGCTAGCTGCATAACATGGTCTATTTGGTACATCATGCAG GCTGTTACATTGAAGAAATACCCTGCACAACTTTCATTAACGGCATGGATGAGTATTCTTGGTGCAGCACAATCAGCAGTCTTAACAGCATTTATTGAACATAGACCTAAAGCGTGGGAAATTGGAATAAATGTGGAACTTTGGGCTATCATTTACGCT GGAGTGGTTTGCTCTGGTCTGATAATATACGTACAACTATGGTGTACAGAGCAAAAAGGTCCAGTTTTTGTTACCATGTTTGATCCTATTTCCACATTAATGGTGGCTGTTGTACATGGGAAG CATTATAGGGGGGGTAATAATCGTTGCTGGTCTCTACTTGGTTTTATGGAGCAAAGAGGGTGA